A portion of the Nomia melanderi isolate GNS246 chromosome 2, iyNomMela1, whole genome shotgun sequence genome contains these proteins:
- the LOC143174192 gene encoding uncharacterized protein LOC143174192 isoform X2, translating to MSGGFNFNNLTRQAMPFRMPDSESLPIEEGLPRNLSIAQHRIRMSTRQLENVQPGTSFDIDSAYEYQWTDIEEMVMDFDSENCKAETWANHLSKLEVAKKCPMRM from the exons ATGTCTGGCgggtttaattttaataatctgaCACGTCAAGCGATGCCGTTTAGGATGCCCGACAGTGAATCCCTTCCGATAGAGGAAGGTCTACCCAGGAATTTGTCAATTGCGCAACACAGAATTCGAATGTCAACAAGACAACTGGAAAATGTTCAGCCTGGAACATCATTCGACATCGATTCAGCGTATGAATATCAATGGACCGACATCGAAGAGATGGTCATGGATTTTGACAGTGAGAATTGCAAGGCGGAAACTTGGGCAAATCAc CTATCGAAACTCGAAGTCGCCAAAAAATGCCCGATGCGAATGTGA
- the LOC143174192 gene encoding uncharacterized protein LOC143174192 isoform X1: protein MSGGFNFNNLTRQAMPFRMPDSESLPIEEGLPRNLSIAQHRIRMSTRQLENVQPGTSFDIDSAYEYQWTDIEEMVMDFDSENCKAETWANHHEGRCRAYYPQNRPKATD, encoded by the exons ATGTCTGGCgggtttaattttaataatctgaCACGTCAAGCGATGCCGTTTAGGATGCCCGACAGTGAATCCCTTCCGATAGAGGAAGGTCTACCCAGGAATTTGTCAATTGCGCAACACAGAATTCGAATGTCAACAAGACAACTGGAAAATGTTCAGCCTGGAACATCATTCGACATCGATTCAGCGTATGAATATCAATGGACCGACATCGAAGAGATGGTCATGGATTTTGACAGTGAGAATTGCAAGGCGGAAACTTGGGCAAATCAc CACGAGGGAAGGTGCAGGGCATATTACCCACAAAATCGACCCAAGGCCACTGACTGA
- the LOC143174192 gene encoding uncharacterized protein LOC143174192 isoform X3, with translation MSGGFNFNNLTRQAMPFRMPDSESLPIEEGLPRNLSIAQHRIRMSTRQLENVQPGTSFDIDSAYEYQWTDIEEMVMDFDSENCKAETWANHI, from the exons ATGTCTGGCgggtttaattttaataatctgaCACGTCAAGCGATGCCGTTTAGGATGCCCGACAGTGAATCCCTTCCGATAGAGGAAGGTCTACCCAGGAATTTGTCAATTGCGCAACACAGAATTCGAATGTCAACAAGACAACTGGAAAATGTTCAGCCTGGAACATCATTCGACATCGATTCAGCGTATGAATATCAATGGACCGACATCGAAGAGATGGTCATGGATTTTGACAGTGAGAATTGCAAGGCGGAAACTTGGGCAAATCAc ATTTAA